From a single Streptomyces misionensis genomic region:
- a CDS encoding MerR family transcriptional regulator translates to MRIGELARRSGVSERSLRYYESQGLLVSERSPGGQREFGEWAVDRVVRIQALYAAGLHSKKIARLLPCMRDADGGPNEFATARLVDELTEERDRIDRLIADLVRSREVLDEAIAAASTGPLSRQGA, encoded by the coding sequence ATGAGGATCGGTGAGCTGGCCCGGCGCAGCGGGGTGAGCGAGCGTTCCCTGCGGTACTACGAGAGTCAGGGGCTGCTGGTCTCCGAGCGGAGTCCCGGCGGGCAGCGGGAGTTCGGGGAGTGGGCCGTCGACCGTGTCGTGCGCATCCAGGCGCTGTACGCGGCCGGTCTGCACAGCAAGAAGATCGCGCGGCTGCTGCCCTGTATGCGGGACGCGGACGGCGGGCCGAACGAGTTCGCCACGGCGCGGCTGGTGGACGAGCTGACCGAGGAGCGCGACCGTATCGACCGCTTGATCGCCGACCTGGTCCGCTCGCGGGAGGTCCTGGACGAAGCGATAGCGGCCGCGTCGACCGGTCCGCTGTCCCGGCAGGGCGCCTGA
- the mgtA gene encoding magnesium-translocating P-type ATPase, giving the protein MAETTAAFDRDAGPPAAVAVSAADAAPGEPGAAAPTLLEVLRRLDTGPRGLTEAEAEARLARFGANTLPARRAAGRSRLFVRSLRDPFTAVLLCLGLVSAAVLAWGTASVILFLVVVSCVLRTAGEYRADRSTAALRELVATTATVLRRADEEAVPIAREIPLEDLVAGDVIRLGPGDLVPADVRLLRASGLTVHQSALTGETAPVAKHADAPAPGSGPFEQPQWCFQGSGIASGSATAVVTATGARTRFGAAHGRAPGRPEPSAFDRSVHGVSWILIRFMLLTPPLVLMANAALRDRGLETLPFAVAVAVGLTPEMLPVLVTTCLARGAALLARTRGVIVRRLPALYDIGAADVLCLDKTGTLTQDRPVADRGLGPDGQDDPEVLRWAALNSWWTLQLADLPEPDALDEALLAAVDEDDLLAHDGVAALPFTPARRLATAVLRTPGRLGTHTLVVKGDAEAVLARCALDDEERGRLRDLAARQAEDGARVLAVATAERPARARGYTEADERGLAFCGLVTLRDALAPTAAEALTVLTGQGVTVKVLTGDHPGTAVRACRDLGVPVSDDAVLTAGAIDARTDAELTELVAHATVFARCTPEHKARVVHALHRAGHTVGFLGDGVNDLPALRAADVGIAPQGCADAVRERADVVLAEKDLTAIAHAIDAGRHAGGNIAAYLRITLSSNLGNVIAMLCAGLLLPFLPMLPAQVLAQNLCFDAAQLTFAHDRPHRLAPRRPTTLPPRELLRFITGFGVLNAVADVATFAVLALALHGLGRKMAEPVFHAGWFTENLLTQALVMVLLRTGRRAARGRGPGPVGRAALALAVIGLALPPSPLGPLIGLAPLPAVYYPLLGVVLALYTAALLVARARHEPPGAPDGGSASRPS; this is encoded by the coding sequence GTGGCTGAGACCACCGCGGCCTTCGACCGGGACGCCGGGCCGCCCGCCGCGGTGGCCGTTTCGGCAGCGGATGCCGCCCCCGGCGAGCCGGGCGCGGCCGCGCCGACCCTGCTGGAGGTCCTGCGGCGGCTGGACACCGGCCCGCGCGGGCTGACGGAGGCCGAGGCCGAGGCACGCCTGGCCCGGTTCGGCGCGAACACCCTGCCGGCCCGGCGCGCGGCCGGCCGGTCCCGGCTCTTCGTGCGCAGCCTGCGCGATCCCTTCACGGCGGTGCTGCTCTGCCTCGGCCTGGTCTCCGCCGCCGTCCTCGCCTGGGGCACCGCCTCGGTGATCCTCTTCCTCGTCGTGGTCAGCTGCGTGCTGCGCACGGCCGGCGAGTACCGGGCCGACCGGTCCACGGCCGCGCTGCGCGAACTGGTCGCCACCACGGCGACCGTGCTGCGGCGCGCCGACGAGGAGGCGGTGCCCATCGCCCGCGAGATCCCCCTGGAGGACCTCGTGGCCGGTGACGTGATCCGCCTCGGCCCGGGCGACCTCGTCCCCGCGGACGTACGGCTGCTGCGTGCGAGCGGACTGACCGTGCACCAGTCCGCGCTCACCGGCGAGACCGCCCCCGTCGCCAAGCACGCCGATGCGCCGGCGCCGGGCAGCGGGCCGTTCGAGCAGCCGCAGTGGTGCTTCCAGGGCAGTGGCATCGCCTCCGGCAGCGCCACCGCCGTGGTCACCGCGACCGGCGCGCGGACCCGGTTCGGCGCCGCGCACGGCCGGGCGCCGGGCCGCCCGGAGCCGAGCGCCTTCGACCGGTCCGTGCACGGCGTCTCCTGGATCCTGATCCGGTTCATGCTGCTCACGCCCCCGCTGGTGCTGATGGCCAACGCGGCGCTGCGCGACCGGGGCCTGGAGACACTGCCGTTCGCGGTCGCGGTGGCGGTCGGGCTGACCCCGGAGATGCTGCCGGTCCTCGTCACCACCTGCCTGGCCCGCGGCGCCGCGCTGCTGGCCCGCACCCGGGGCGTGATCGTCAGACGGCTCCCCGCCCTGTACGACATCGGCGCCGCCGACGTGCTGTGCCTGGACAAGACCGGCACGCTCACCCAGGACCGGCCCGTGGCCGACCGCGGCCTCGGCCCGGACGGCCAGGACGACCCCGAGGTCCTGCGCTGGGCCGCCCTCAACTCCTGGTGGACCCTGCAACTCGCCGACCTGCCCGAGCCCGACGCCCTGGACGAGGCGCTCCTCGCCGCGGTCGACGAGGACGACCTCCTCGCCCACGACGGCGTCGCCGCGCTCCCCTTCACCCCGGCCCGCCGCCTGGCCACCGCGGTCCTTCGCACGCCGGGCCGGCTCGGCACGCACACACTGGTCGTCAAGGGGGACGCCGAGGCCGTCCTCGCGCGCTGCGCCCTCGACGACGAGGAACGCGGCCGGCTGCGCGACCTCGCCGCCCGGCAGGCCGAGGACGGGGCGCGCGTCCTGGCCGTGGCCACCGCCGAACGCCCGGCCCGCGCCCGCGGCTACACGGAGGCCGACGAACGCGGCCTCGCCTTCTGCGGCCTGGTCACCCTGCGGGACGCGCTCGCGCCCACCGCCGCCGAGGCGCTGACGGTCCTCACCGGTCAGGGCGTCACGGTCAAGGTGCTCACCGGGGACCACCCCGGCACGGCGGTCCGGGCCTGCCGCGACCTCGGCGTCCCGGTGTCCGACGACGCCGTCCTGACCGCCGGTGCCATCGACGCCCGCACGGACGCCGAGCTGACCGAACTCGTCGCCCACGCCACGGTGTTCGCCCGCTGCACCCCGGAGCACAAGGCCCGCGTGGTCCACGCGCTGCACCGCGCCGGGCACACCGTCGGTTTCCTCGGCGACGGCGTCAACGACCTGCCCGCGCTGCGCGCCGCCGACGTCGGCATCGCCCCGCAGGGCTGTGCCGACGCGGTCCGGGAGCGCGCCGACGTGGTGCTCGCCGAGAAGGACCTCACCGCGATCGCCCACGCCATCGACGCGGGCCGGCACGCGGGCGGCAACATCGCCGCCTATCTGCGGATCACGCTCTCCTCCAACCTCGGCAATGTGATCGCGATGCTCTGCGCCGGCCTGCTGCTGCCCTTCCTGCCGATGCTCCCCGCCCAGGTCCTCGCCCAGAACCTGTGCTTCGACGCCGCCCAGCTCACCTTCGCCCACGACCGTCCGCACCGTCTGGCACCGCGCCGGCCCACCACCCTGCCCCCCCGCGAACTGCTGCGCTTCATCACGGGGTTCGGGGTGCTCAACGCCGTGGCCGACGTCGCCACCTTCGCCGTGCTCGCCCTCGCCCTGCACGGCCTCGGCCGGAAAATGGCCGAACCGGTCTTCCACGCGGGCTGGTTCACCGAGAACCTGCTCACCCAGGCCCTGGTGATGGTGCTGCTGCGGACCGGCCGCCGGGCCGCGCGGGGCCGCGGGCCCGGCCCCGTCGGCCGGGCCGCGCTCGCCCTGGCCGTCATCGGCCTGGCGCTGCCGCCCTCACCGCTCGGCCCGCTGATCGGCCTCGCCCCCCTGCCCGCCGTCTACTACCCGCTGCTCGGCGTCGTCCTCGCCCTGTACACCGCGGCCCTGCTGGTCGCCAGGGCGCGCCACGAGCCACCGGGCGCCCCGGACGGCGGCAGCGCCTCACGCCCGTCTTAG
- a CDS encoding AAA family ATPase: protein MTPSALLPAPPATGSATDAQLAVADDLLSLLRTTTTEPRPDEQLEALTLAVAADLPVLLWGEPGIGKTAALTQLATSLDLPLTTVIASVHEPSDFSGLPILGEDPAVQGVPMAPPQWAVELVRAGRGLLFLDELSTATPAVQAALLRVVLERRVGALQLPPGVRIVAAANPRASAADGWELSPPLANRFVHLHWVHDREVVVRGLGGVWPRAELPRLVPERLAEAVAFARRVVCGFLEARPTLIHRLPSTEARRGGAWPSPRSWEAALTLLAFGTAAGVSRDVLALLVRGAVGDGPGLELLAHMDRMDLPDPESLLADPPTAELPVRGDLRQAALEAVVAAVGARPRRERWEAGWAVLVRALETGAPDLVVAPATALAALRRDDWEVPDTVERLAGVIDLVRRADRSVARAKTPATAGHPTGTAR, encoded by the coding sequence ATGACCCCCAGCGCCCTCCTGCCCGCCCCGCCCGCCACCGGCTCCGCCACCGATGCCCAACTCGCCGTGGCCGACGACCTGTTGTCCCTGCTGCGGACGACCACCACCGAGCCGCGCCCCGACGAGCAGCTCGAAGCGCTCACGCTCGCCGTCGCCGCCGACCTGCCCGTGCTGCTCTGGGGCGAGCCGGGCATCGGCAAGACCGCGGCCCTCACCCAGCTCGCCACCTCCCTCGACCTGCCGCTGACCACCGTGATCGCGAGCGTCCACGAGCCGTCCGACTTCTCCGGGCTGCCCATCCTGGGCGAGGACCCGGCCGTCCAGGGGGTGCCGATGGCGCCACCGCAGTGGGCCGTGGAACTGGTCCGCGCGGGCCGTGGGTTGCTCTTCCTCGACGAACTCTCCACCGCCACCCCCGCCGTCCAGGCCGCGCTGCTCCGGGTCGTCCTGGAACGGCGGGTCGGCGCGCTCCAACTGCCGCCGGGCGTACGGATCGTCGCCGCCGCCAACCCGCGCGCGTCGGCCGCGGACGGGTGGGAGCTGAGCCCGCCGCTGGCCAACCGGTTCGTGCATCTGCACTGGGTGCACGACCGGGAGGTGGTGGTGCGCGGACTCGGCGGGGTCTGGCCCCGGGCGGAGCTGCCCCGGCTGGTGCCGGAGCGGCTGGCGGAGGCGGTGGCGTTCGCCCGGCGGGTGGTGTGCGGGTTCCTGGAGGCCAGGCCGACGCTGATCCACCGGCTGCCGAGCACCGAGGCCCGGCGCGGCGGCGCCTGGCCCTCGCCCCGCAGCTGGGAGGCCGCGCTGACGCTGCTGGCCTTCGGCACGGCCGCCGGTGTCTCCCGGGACGTGCTGGCGCTGCTGGTGCGGGGCGCGGTGGGGGACGGGCCGGGGCTCGAACTCCTCGCCCACATGGACCGGATGGACCTGCCGGACCCGGAGTCGCTGCTGGCCGACCCGCCCACCGCGGAGCTGCCGGTGCGGGGCGATCTGCGGCAGGCGGCGCTGGAGGCGGTGGTCGCAGCCGTCGGTGCGCGGCCCCGGCGGGAGAGGTGGGAGGCGGGCTGGGCGGTGCTGGTCCGCGCCCTGGAGACCGGCGCCCCGGACCTGGTGGTGGCCCCGGCGACGGCACTGGCCGCGCTGCGACGCGATGACTGGGAGGTGCCGGACACCGTGGAACGGCTGGCCGGAGTGATCGACCTCGTCCGGCGGGCGGACCGCTCGGTGGCCCGGGCCAAGACCCCGGCCACCGCCGGGCACCCGACGGGAACGGCCCGATGA
- a CDS encoding ArsR/SmtB family transcription factor, whose protein sequence is MGENGGGFEDPPAEVLAAAAGAFGLLASSVRLHLMWALSQGESDVTHLADRVGGALPAVSQHLAKLKLAGLVRSRREGRRQVYYIDDPDVVTLVRVMIGQLTARSRQGAAPIRLLHGTSG, encoded by the coding sequence GTGGGGGAGAACGGCGGTGGGTTCGAGGATCCGCCCGCCGAGGTGCTGGCGGCCGCCGCCGGTGCCTTCGGGTTGCTCGCCTCGTCCGTCCGGCTCCATCTGATGTGGGCGCTGTCGCAGGGGGAGAGCGACGTCACGCACCTCGCCGACCGGGTGGGCGGCGCCCTGCCCGCCGTCAGCCAGCACCTGGCGAAGCTGAAACTCGCCGGGCTGGTGCGCTCGCGCCGGGAGGGCCGGCGACAGGTCTACTACATCGACGACCCGGACGTCGTGACGCTGGTGAGAGTGATGATCGGGCAGCTGACGGCACGTTCCCGCCAGGGCGCCGCGCCGATCCGGCTTCTGCACGGGACCAGTGGCTGA
- a CDS encoding alkene reductase, with protein MTNAPADSGLFEPARLGPLHLSNRLVMAPLTRNRAAADGVPGPLMATYYAQRASAGLIIAEATTPNAVGRTYPNIPAIHDAAHVAGWRRVTDAVRAEGGRMFLQLQHGGRVGHPDNSGLTPIAPSPVPLPETIHTPTGRQEAVVPREMTLADIETTVADFAAAARNAIEAGFEGVEVHAANGHLLHQFLAANTNHRTDAYGGPVSGRIRFVVEVVRAVAAAIGPERVGLRISPGNTVNGIEEGATGDIYPALVEALADTGLAYLHLVFADPDQPLFHELRGAWPGTLIANPALGWGEPLPHDGGRSAGERLLAAGADLIALGRAFLANPDLVERLRIGAPLNQVRDEYAMYTGGATGYTDYPTLAAAGSPVAQMN; from the coding sequence ATGACGAACGCACCCGCCGATTCCGGCCTCTTCGAGCCTGCCCGCCTGGGCCCCCTGCACCTGTCCAACCGCCTGGTGATGGCCCCCCTGACCCGCAACCGCGCCGCGGCGGACGGGGTCCCCGGACCGCTCATGGCCACCTACTACGCACAGCGCGCGTCCGCCGGGCTGATCATCGCCGAGGCCACCACGCCGAACGCCGTGGGCCGGACGTACCCCAACATCCCCGCCATCCACGACGCGGCCCACGTGGCCGGCTGGCGCCGGGTCACCGACGCGGTACGGGCCGAGGGCGGCCGGATGTTCCTGCAGCTCCAGCACGGCGGCCGGGTCGGCCACCCCGACAACAGCGGGCTGACGCCGATTGCCCCCTCGCCCGTCCCGCTCCCCGAGACGATCCACACCCCCACCGGCCGCCAAGAGGCCGTCGTACCGCGCGAGATGACGCTCGCCGACATCGAGACCACCGTCGCCGACTTCGCCGCGGCCGCCCGCAACGCGATCGAGGCGGGCTTCGAGGGCGTCGAAGTGCACGCGGCCAACGGCCACTTGCTGCACCAGTTCCTGGCGGCGAACACCAACCACCGCACCGACGCGTACGGCGGCCCGGTCTCCGGCCGGATCCGCTTCGTGGTCGAGGTGGTGCGCGCCGTCGCCGCCGCGATCGGCCCCGAACGCGTGGGGCTGCGCATCTCCCCCGGGAACACCGTCAACGGCATCGAGGAAGGGGCCACCGGGGACATCTACCCGGCACTCGTCGAGGCCCTGGCGGACACCGGACTCGCCTATCTGCACCTCGTGTTCGCCGACCCGGACCAGCCCCTCTTCCACGAACTGCGCGGGGCCTGGCCGGGCACGCTGATCGCCAACCCGGCGCTGGGCTGGGGCGAACCGCTTCCGCACGACGGCGGCCGGAGCGCGGGCGAGCGGCTCCTCGCCGCGGGCGCCGACCTGATCGCCCTCGGCCGCGCCTTCCTCGCCAACCCCGACCTCGTCGAACGACTGCGCATCGGCGCACCGCTCAACCAGGTGCGGGACGAGTACGCGATGTACACGGGCGGAGCGACCGGCTACACCGACTACCCCACCCTGGCCGCCGCCGGCTCCCCGGTCGCACAAATGAACTGA
- a CDS encoding DUF2201 family putative metallopeptidase — protein sequence MEKLLAARLHAVKVRPYLADALFALHVVEDRSVPTMAVDRYWRCYVSPAFVARTPVEDLAGVWVHEVSHLLRDHHGRGERHARAHEERGPGAGDRAAEDRSRLRRNIAADFEINDDIYGDGLPRPAGAVLPSLLRLPPGLLMEEYLRTASMTGLTAELAWLDCGSGADGQHRPWELGPEGAHGLTRQQRDAVRFRVAEGIKGRPGDAPEGWRRWADEAFHPPQPWRQLLGAAVRSAAGAPGVGENHSYRRPSRRSAAVPGVLLPSLRRTPPRVCVVIDTSGSVSDAELGGALLEVAAISRAVGGRRDLVSVVSCDAAAGIAVPLCRAESMTLIGGGGTDLRSGFAQALRSRPRPDVIVALTDGQTPWPSAQPPCRTVVGLFPRPARAVHEEDPDYTPAGPPPWARVVTIG from the coding sequence ATGGAGAAGCTGCTGGCCGCCCGGCTCCACGCGGTCAAGGTCCGCCCCTACCTGGCCGACGCGCTGTTCGCGCTGCACGTCGTGGAGGACCGGTCGGTGCCGACGATGGCGGTGGACCGGTACTGGCGCTGCTACGTGTCACCCGCGTTCGTGGCGCGCACCCCGGTCGAGGACCTGGCGGGCGTGTGGGTGCACGAGGTCTCCCACCTGCTGCGGGACCACCACGGACGCGGCGAGCGCCACGCACGGGCACACGAGGAGCGGGGGCCGGGCGCCGGTGACCGCGCGGCCGAGGACCGGAGCAGGCTGCGCCGCAACATCGCGGCCGACTTCGAGATCAACGACGACATCTACGGCGACGGGCTGCCCCGGCCCGCCGGTGCGGTGCTGCCGTCGCTGCTGCGGCTGCCCCCCGGGCTGCTGATGGAGGAGTACCTGCGGACGGCGTCGATGACCGGGCTCACCGCGGAGCTGGCCTGGCTGGACTGCGGCAGCGGCGCCGACGGGCAGCACCGGCCCTGGGAACTGGGGCCCGAGGGAGCCCACGGACTGACCAGGCAGCAGCGGGACGCCGTCCGCTTCCGGGTCGCGGAGGGCATCAAGGGCCGGCCGGGCGACGCGCCGGAGGGCTGGCGCCGGTGGGCGGATGAGGCGTTCCATCCCCCGCAGCCGTGGCGGCAGCTGCTGGGCGCCGCGGTCCGCTCCGCGGCGGGGGCGCCGGGGGTGGGCGAGAACCACAGCTACCGGCGCCCGTCCCGGCGCTCGGCCGCTGTCCCCGGGGTACTGCTGCCGAGCCTGCGCCGCACGCCGCCCCGGGTCTGCGTGGTGATCGACACCTCCGGCTCGGTCAGCGACGCGGAACTGGGCGGCGCGCTGCTGGAGGTGGCGGCGATCTCGCGGGCGGTCGGCGGGCGGCGGGACCTGGTCTCGGTGGTCTCCTGCGACGCGGCCGCCGGCATCGCCGTCCCCCTCTGCCGCGCCGAGAGCATGACGCTGATCGGCGGCGGCGGAACGGACCTGCGCTCCGGCTTCGCCCAGGCCCTGCGCTCCCGTCCCCGCCCGGACGTCATCGTCGCCTTGACCGACGGCCAGACCCCCTGGCCCTCCGCCCAGCCGCCCTGCCGCACGGTCGTCGGCCTCTTCCCGCGTCCGGCCCGCGCCGTCCACGAGGAAGACCCCGACTACACCCCGGCCGGCCCGCCGCCGTGGGCGCGGGTGGTCACCATCGGCTGA
- a CDS encoding TIGR03618 family F420-dependent PPOX class oxidoreductase yields MAARLTEQVRGRLEAPNFWFVATVTPDGAPHVTPMWVGLEDGLIVFNTSVGRIKEENLRNDPRVHLSHIDADSPYDRVQISGRVVRLVTGEEAERGMDRLARKYLGLDGYPWLIEGEQRVHVLVEPERVRHIVGVEPFRPGVIPA; encoded by the coding sequence ATGGCGGCGCGGTTGACCGAGCAGGTGCGGGGGCGGCTGGAGGCGCCGAACTTCTGGTTCGTGGCCACGGTGACGCCGGACGGCGCGCCGCACGTGACGCCGATGTGGGTGGGGCTGGAGGACGGGCTGATCGTCTTCAACACCTCGGTGGGCCGGATCAAGGAGGAGAACCTCCGCAACGACCCGCGCGTCCACCTCTCCCACATCGACGCCGACAGCCCCTACGACCGGGTGCAGATCTCCGGCCGCGTGGTGCGCCTCGTGACGGGCGAGGAGGCCGAGCGCGGCATGGACCGGCTGGCCCGCAAGTACCTGGGCCTGGACGGCTACCCCTGGCTGATCGAGGGCGAGCAGCGGGTGCACGTCCTGGTCGAGCCGGAGCGCGTGCGCCACATCGTCGGCGTCGAGCCGTTCCGGCCGGGGGTCATCCCCGCCTGA
- a CDS encoding DEAD/DEAH box helicase encodes MNRTRHTGGRPTRSAGADRGGRFRSRKPGRQGTSPAPRRQEFALPVTLTEPLPAVETFAELEMPARLTAALVQQGLTTPFPIQAATLPNALAGRDVLGRGRTGSGKTLAFGLPVLARLDGQRAQPRQPLALVLVPTRELAQQVTDALTPYAQALRLRLATVVGGVSIGRQAGVLRGGAEVVVATPGRLKDLIERDACRLDEVAVTVLDEADQMADMGFMPQVTELLDQVPADGQRLLFSATLDRNIDQLVRRYLDDPVVHSVDPSAGAVTTMEHHLLHVRDADKHTAATEIAARDGRVIMFLDTKHAVDGLVKHLLSVGVRAGALHGGKSQPQRNRTLAQFKDGQVTALVATNVAARGIHVEGLDLVVNVDPPGDHKDYLHRGGRTARAGESGTVVTLVLPHQRRAMDRLMADADIAPRTAMVRPGDAELQRITGARTPSGVPVVIAVPVAEGAERGGRGGSGGRRRRGSGAGRGGSGRSGARTRRSAPRSN; translated from the coding sequence ATGAACCGCACCCGTCATACCGGCGGCAGGCCCACACGTTCGGCGGGCGCCGACCGCGGTGGCCGCTTCCGCTCCCGCAAGCCGGGCCGCCAGGGCACGTCCCCGGCCCCGCGCCGGCAGGAATTCGCCCTGCCGGTCACCCTCACCGAGCCGCTCCCCGCGGTCGAGACGTTCGCCGAACTGGAGATGCCCGCCCGGCTGACCGCGGCCCTCGTCCAGCAGGGCCTGACCACGCCCTTCCCGATCCAGGCGGCCACCCTGCCGAACGCGCTGGCGGGCCGGGACGTCCTGGGCCGGGGCCGTACCGGCTCGGGCAAGACGCTCGCCTTCGGCCTGCCCGTGCTGGCCCGGCTCGACGGACAGCGGGCCCAGCCCCGGCAGCCGCTGGCCCTGGTCCTCGTCCCCACCCGGGAACTGGCCCAGCAGGTCACCGACGCCCTCACCCCCTACGCCCAGGCCCTGCGCCTGCGGCTCGCCACCGTGGTGGGCGGCGTGTCCATCGGCCGGCAGGCGGGTGTGCTGCGCGGCGGCGCGGAGGTCGTCGTCGCGACACCCGGCCGGCTCAAGGACCTGATCGAGCGCGATGCCTGCCGGCTGGACGAGGTCGCCGTCACCGTCCTGGACGAGGCCGACCAGATGGCCGACATGGGCTTCATGCCGCAGGTCACCGAGCTGCTCGACCAAGTGCCCGCCGACGGGCAGCGGTTGCTGTTCTCGGCCACCCTGGACCGCAACATCGACCAGCTGGTCCGCCGCTACCTCGACGACCCGGTCGTGCACTCGGTCGACCCGTCCGCCGGGGCGGTCACCACGATGGAGCACCACCTGCTGCACGTGCGGGACGCCGACAAGCACACCGCCGCCACCGAGATCGCCGCCCGCGACGGGCGGGTGATCATGTTCCTGGACACCAAGCACGCGGTGGACGGGCTGGTCAAGCACCTGCTGTCCGTCGGGGTGCGGGCCGGGGCCCTGCACGGCGGAAAGTCCCAGCCGCAGCGCAACCGGACCCTCGCCCAGTTCAAGGACGGGCAGGTCACGGCGCTGGTGGCCACCAATGTCGCCGCGCGTGGCATCCATGTGGAGGGGCTCGACCTCGTGGTGAACGTCGACCCGCCGGGCGACCACAAGGACTATCTGCACCGGGGCGGCCGTACCGCGCGAGCCGGGGAGTCCGGCACCGTCGTCACCCTGGTGCTGCCGCACCAGCGGCGCGCGATGGACCGGCTGATGGCCGACGCCGACATCGCTCCGCGGACCGCCATGGTGCGCCCGGGCGACGCCGAGTTGCAGCGCATCACCGGCGCCCGGACCCCGTCCGGGGTGCCCGTCGTCATCGCCGTACCGGTCGCCGAGGGCGCCGAGCGCGGTGGGCGCGGGGGGTCCGGCGGGCGCAGGCGGCGCGGCTCCGGCGCCGGCCGTGGCGGGAGCGGGCGGTCCGGCGCGCGGACCCGTCGTTCCGCCCCGCGGAGCAACTGA
- a CDS encoding cold-shock protein, with protein MASGTVKWFNAEKGFGFIEQDGGGADVFAHYSNIATSGFRELQEGQKVTFDVTQGQKGPQAENIVPA; from the coding sequence ATGGCATCTGGCACCGTGAAGTGGTTCAACGCGGAAAAGGGCTTCGGCTTCATCGAGCAGGACGGCGGCGGCGCCGACGTGTTCGCCCACTACTCGAACATCGCCACCAGCGGCTTCCGTGAGCTTCAGGAAGGCCAGAAGGTTACCTTCGACGTCACGCAGGGCCAGAAGGGCCCGCAGGCCGAGAACATCGTTCCCGCCTGA
- a CDS encoding lytic transglycosylase domain-containing protein, with protein sequence MAESTAPRRGRWLLLVVLALVLYGIVRATGTPSTPEAPSRPKAGPSASRAAPRTSSPPPAPASAGYDPADYAAQVRTRAREAGVSARLVMAILYNESYKPHDPTFERAWQKYKPDAAFGIADMHRATFDEVKRGRPFAGRRWEELPDDRDLAIEAEAWYLRDLADRLPAHWTGPYTKDELLALGYNTGAGNMLAFARGATPGGQARSYLDRLHGNWAEAGRAVGAR encoded by the coding sequence ATGGCGGAATCGACGGCACCGAGGCGCGGCCGATGGCTGCTCCTGGTGGTCCTCGCGCTGGTGCTGTACGGCATCGTCCGGGCCACGGGCACCCCGTCCACGCCCGAGGCGCCGTCCCGCCCGAAGGCCGGCCCGTCCGCTTCCCGGGCGGCGCCGCGCACCTCGAGCCCGCCGCCCGCACCGGCGTCCGCCGGGTACGACCCCGCCGACTACGCCGCCCAGGTCCGGACCCGGGCCCGCGAGGCGGGCGTCAGCGCCCGGCTGGTGATGGCCATCCTCTACAACGAGTCGTACAAACCGCACGACCCGACCTTCGAGCGGGCCTGGCAGAAGTACAAGCCGGACGCCGCCTTCGGCATCGCCGACATGCACCGTGCCACCTTCGACGAGGTCAAGCGGGGCCGCCCCTTCGCCGGCCGCCGCTGGGAGGAACTGCCCGACGACCGCGACCTGGCGATCGAGGCCGAGGCCTGGTACCTGCGCGACCTGGCGGACCGGCTGCCCGCGCACTGGACGGGCCCCTACACGAAGGACGAGCTGCTGGCGCTCGGCTACAACACGGGCGCGGGCAACATGCTCGCGTTCGCCCGCGGCGCCACACCTGGCGGTCAGGCCCGCTCGTACCTGGACCGGCTGCACGGGAACTGGGCCGAGGCCGGGCGGGCCGTCGGCGCGCGCTGA